A single window of Pirellulales bacterium DNA harbors:
- a CDS encoding RsmD family RNA methyltransferase codes for MLRATSAVVSRYQGPRIVTRKRNTSKRTVLPPAAVGDAEVRIIGGDFRGRRLNYHGDPVVRPMKHRTREAIFNLVGTGCKGRHAIDLFAGTGALGLEAISRGSPSATFVERHVPTARIVTENIQLLGVEDRTTLLVTSAFVWAKRDLPAQAAAADMPWLVFCSPPYAFYNDRQAEMLDLIGHICELAPADSILVVEAEQPFDFDLLRNLTSQADDNDHWDVRNYRPAVVGLWHHRPEDVAGASNTST; via the coding sequence ATGCTCCGCGCGACCAGCGCGGTCGTATCGCGATACCAAGGCCCGAGAATTGTGACTCGAAAGCGTAACACCTCCAAACGAACGGTCTTACCGCCAGCCGCTGTTGGTGATGCGGAAGTGCGGATCATCGGCGGCGATTTTCGCGGCCGACGCCTTAATTACCACGGCGACCCGGTCGTGCGGCCGATGAAGCATCGCACCCGCGAAGCAATTTTCAACTTGGTCGGGACCGGATGCAAGGGCCGGCATGCGATCGATCTTTTCGCGGGCACGGGTGCGTTAGGGCTCGAGGCAATAAGCCGGGGATCGCCCTCGGCAACTTTCGTTGAAAGGCATGTGCCAACCGCCCGTATCGTCACCGAAAACATTCAACTACTCGGCGTGGAGGATCGCACCACCCTGCTCGTTACGAGTGCATTCGTGTGGGCCAAACGAGACTTGCCAGCTCAGGCGGCGGCCGCCGATATGCCCTGGCTTGTGTTTTGCAGCCCGCCTTACGCATTCTACAACGACCGGCAGGCCGAGATGCTCGATCTCATCGGCCACATCTGCGAGTTAGCGCCCGCCGACAGCATTCTCGTCGTTGAGGCGGAACAGCCTTTTGATTTTGATTTGCTTCGCAATCTAACTTCCCAGGCAGACGACAACGATCATTGGGACGTACGCAACTATCGCCCCGCTGTTGTTGGCCTCTGGCATCACCGGCCAGAGGACGTCGCCGGAGCCTCAAATACGTCGACTTGA